A stretch of Anaerohalosphaeraceae bacterium DNA encodes these proteins:
- a CDS encoding MBL fold metallo-hydrolase encodes MKRETVFLLVSCLLMFFFAFARAADEPKDSQKQEKAFETDVFPTDLGDLVITFIGHGTLMMTCGGKVIHIDPWTQLADYTKLPKADLILITHEHRDHLDAKAVELLGKDGTIVVITEKCRETVPNGLVMKNGDRKKLLDLDIEAVPAYNLVQKRPDGQPFHPKGQGSGYIITFGKTRVYIAGDTENIPEMQNLNDIAVAFLPMNLPYTMTPQMTAAAARMFRPKVLYPYHYGQTDPNELVRLLAEDKDIEVRIRRMS; translated from the coding sequence ATGAAAAGGGAAACCGTCTTTCTTCTTGTTTCCTGCCTGCTAATGTTCTTTTTTGCCTTCGCCCGGGCGGCGGATGAGCCGAAAGACTCACAAAAGCAGGAAAAGGCCTTCGAAACCGATGTCTTTCCGACCGATCTGGGGGATTTGGTCATTACCTTTATCGGGCACGGCACGCTGATGATGACCTGCGGCGGCAAGGTCATCCACATAGACCCGTGGACCCAGCTGGCCGACTACACAAAACTGCCCAAGGCGGACCTGATTCTGATTACCCACGAGCACCGGGACCATCTGGATGCCAAGGCGGTCGAGCTGCTTGGAAAAGACGGCACTATCGTAGTCATCACGGAAAAATGCCGGGAGACCGTCCCGAACGGTTTGGTGATGAAAAACGGCGACAGGAAAAAACTGCTGGACCTGGACATCGAAGCCGTGCCCGCCTACAACCTGGTTCAGAAACGGCCGGACGGCCAGCCCTTCCACCCGAAAGGACAGGGCAGCGGCTACATCATCACATTCGGCAAGACACGGGTCTATATCGCCGGCGACACGGAAAACATCCCGGAAATGCAGAATCTCAACGATATCGCCGTCGCCTTCCTGCCGATGAATCTGCCCTATACGATGACGCCTCAGATGACCGCGGCGGCCGCCCGGATGTTCCGCCCCAAAGTGCTTTATCCCTATCACTACGGGCAGACCGACCCGAATGAACTGGTCCGGCTGCTGGCCGAGGACAAGGACATCGAAGTCCGCATTCGCCGGATGTCCTGA
- the mscL gene encoding large-conductance mechanosensitive channel protein MscL: MSLWKEFKAFAMRGNVIDMAVGIIIGAAFGKIVNSLVNDLLMPPLGMLLGQMDFSEFSITLRDAVVSETGQVVSQAVKINYGMFINTVINFIIVAAAIFALIKVINMAKKKEEAAAPAPAPSRQELLLEEIRDILKSR; this comes from the coding sequence ATGAGTCTGTGGAAGGAATTCAAAGCGTTTGCGATGCGGGGCAATGTGATTGACATGGCCGTCGGCATCATCATCGGGGCCGCCTTCGGCAAGATTGTCAATTCGCTGGTCAACGATCTCCTGATGCCGCCGCTGGGGATGCTGCTGGGGCAAATGGATTTCTCAGAGTTTTCGATTACGCTGCGGGATGCCGTGGTCTCCGAGACCGGGCAGGTGGTTTCGCAGGCCGTCAAAATCAACTACGGGATGTTCATCAACACGGTGATTAATTTCATCATTGTGGCCGCCGCCATCTTTGCCTTAATTAAAGTTATCAATATGGCCAAGAAGAAAGAAGAGGCGGCTGCACCGGCTCCGGCGCCGAGCAGGCAGGAGCTCCTGCTCGAAGAAATCCGCGACATTCTGAAATCCAGGTAA
- a CDS encoding L-rhamnose mutarotase: MRLFRWIVPAAIAAIGFADAFAFSPYENYLLSGRPTFAGLLARARAGREAQLAEGLLKVCTDRENVRMLRAGISNPAAFRRQIQGETWFLVVFQYAGGKPYLTAAEAFESITPELKELIEPHPRAVRYGRCWLQAEWINYIRGLNVEGTPSQVLSMVTTIRPDKEAEYRSLHQTVWPGVVDQMIRGNNRNFCIFLAEIGDTLYEFFYLEYMGTDFAKDDRMNQQDPVNQRWWAQTGPCQKPLPGEKEIWAPMMPIADSAAPKESKNG; the protein is encoded by the coding sequence ATGAGACTTTTTCGGTGGATTGTGCCGGCGGCAATAGCGGCAATCGGCTTTGCAGATGCGTTTGCGTTTTCCCCGTATGAGAACTATCTGCTGTCGGGGAGACCTACCTTTGCGGGGCTGCTGGCGCGTGCCAGGGCGGGGCGGGAGGCCCAGCTGGCCGAGGGACTGTTGAAGGTCTGCACGGACAGGGAGAATGTCCGGATGCTGCGGGCGGGGATTTCGAATCCGGCGGCGTTTCGGCGGCAGATTCAGGGCGAAACCTGGTTTCTGGTGGTGTTTCAGTATGCAGGCGGAAAACCCTATCTGACGGCGGCGGAGGCCTTTGAGAGCATCACGCCGGAGCTGAAGGAGCTGATTGAGCCCCATCCGCGGGCGGTGCGGTACGGGCGGTGCTGGCTGCAGGCGGAATGGATTAATTATATCCGAGGGCTGAATGTGGAGGGGACTCCGTCGCAGGTTCTTTCGATGGTGACGACGATTCGGCCGGACAAGGAAGCGGAATACCGCAGTCTGCACCAGACCGTCTGGCCGGGGGTGGTGGACCAGATGATTCGGGGGAACAATCGAAACTTCTGCATCTTTCTGGCGGAAATCGGGGATACGCTGTATGAGTTTTTCTATCTGGAGTATATGGGGACTGATTTTGCCAAGGATGACCGGATGAACCAGCAGGACCCGGTCAATCAGCGGTGGTGGGCCCAGACGGGTCCCTGTCAGAAGCCGCTGCCGGGGGAAAAGGAGATTTGGGCACCGATGATGCCGATAGCCGATTCAGCGGCCCCAAAGGAGTCCAAAAATGGCTGA
- a CDS encoding nitrilase-related carbon-nitrogen hydrolase, giving the protein MDRREWAYRGAGIAGGLLLMAGNVYGPLCLLQSLALLALLTLSLQTFKPKAAALCGFYTGLAFSIPQMFLLRMPLLVTVGLLIWFTAILTLFCLGCAFLVRRGALIGSLAVGAFWALLDWASCTAVPIWGLGQSFARSWTAYPALIQFISLTGICGVPLVLGTLQGLTSYLLVRPDGRKQAAAALAGILLGLGMLNIGLYLQKPSGHLRAAAAGWVFDDTFAEIDPHSTEGFEKLFAEPARQAARQGAVLFTTGELGFCIADHNRQEWMERFGRIARECRLWLAVGYLNISEHKNRMFFLSPEGEIVEEYTKTYLTPMEPRWGGSGELKIVHIKDIAVGGLICQDDNFPRLTRYYGRWKTPIVLCPTADWQTIRYPHLQAVRARAIEGRYGIIRGAACGISAAIDPKGRILAQIDHYKEGPGFFVVDMPIMETITLFSRFGFVPLMAVCGVILAAALLCELKPSNKKGGQKTASEKTPYNASLLPGAPAAQQTELAE; this is encoded by the coding sequence ATGGACAGGAGAGAATGGGCTTATAGAGGAGCGGGAATCGCAGGCGGTCTGCTGCTGATGGCGGGCAATGTGTATGGGCCTCTGTGTCTTTTGCAATCATTGGCTCTGCTTGCTCTGCTGACGCTGAGTCTGCAAACCTTCAAACCCAAGGCCGCCGCACTGTGCGGGTTTTATACGGGACTGGCCTTTTCGATTCCGCAGATGTTTCTCCTGCGAATGCCTTTGCTTGTTACCGTCGGTCTGCTGATTTGGTTTACCGCGATTCTGACGCTGTTTTGTCTGGGCTGTGCGTTCCTTGTGCGTCGAGGAGCTCTCATCGGCTCGCTGGCCGTCGGGGCCTTCTGGGCCCTGTTAGACTGGGCATCCTGCACAGCCGTGCCCATCTGGGGACTAGGCCAATCCTTTGCGCGGAGCTGGACGGCTTATCCGGCCCTGATCCAGTTTATTTCGTTAACCGGTATCTGCGGCGTTCCGCTGGTGCTGGGCACCCTGCAGGGACTGACAAGCTATCTCCTGGTCCGCCCCGACGGCCGCAAACAGGCCGCAGCAGCCCTGGCCGGTATTCTGCTCGGTCTGGGCATGCTGAACATTGGACTCTATCTGCAAAAACCGAGCGGGCATCTTCGCGCGGCTGCGGCGGGCTGGGTGTTTGACGACACCTTTGCCGAAATTGACCCGCACAGCACCGAAGGATTTGAAAAACTGTTTGCCGAGCCGGCACGGCAGGCCGCCCGTCAAGGAGCCGTGCTTTTTACCACCGGAGAGCTGGGCTTTTGTATTGCAGACCACAACCGGCAGGAATGGATGGAGCGGTTCGGGCGGATTGCCCGGGAATGCCGTCTTTGGCTGGCCGTCGGATACCTAAACATCTCCGAACACAAAAACCGCATGTTCTTTCTGTCGCCCGAAGGGGAGATTGTCGAAGAATACACCAAAACCTATCTGACGCCGATGGAACCGCGATGGGGCGGAAGCGGAGAACTGAAAATCGTTCATATCAAAGACATTGCCGTCGGCGGATTGATTTGTCAGGACGACAACTTTCCCCGTCTGACGCGGTATTACGGGCGATGGAAGACCCCGATTGTGCTCTGCCCGACGGCCGACTGGCAGACCATCCGCTATCCGCATCTGCAGGCGGTGCGGGCACGAGCCATTGAAGGTCGATACGGAATTATCCGCGGCGCCGCCTGCGGCATCAGTGCCGCCATTGACCCGAAAGGAAGGATACTTGCCCAAATTGACCATTACAAAGAAGGTCCGGGCTTTTTCGTCGTTGATATGCCGATTATGGAGACGATTACCCTGTTCAGCCGCTTCGGTTTTGTGCCGCTCATGGCGGTCTGCGGGGTTATTCTGGCCGCCGCCTTATTGTGCGAATTAAAACCCTCCAATAAAAAAGGCGGTCAAAAGACCGCCTCAGAAAAAACACCGTACAATGCTTCGCTACTTCCCGGAGCCCCAGCCGCCCAGCAGACCGAACTTGCGGAATAA
- a CDS encoding DUF4174 domain-containing protein yields MVIPKPRLSELKAQAPLLIIFSPTPDHRCYQMQVEQLESIRLAMQDCRLTVAEIFEQGQGRIGQADLPADGCARFREKFHICPGQFKVFLVGSDSEVHLVSEDCISWQELLMRVDNAAKTFTPSI; encoded by the coding sequence ATGGTAATACCCAAACCACGGCTCAGCGAGTTAAAGGCCCAAGCACCCCTGCTTATTATTTTTTCCCCTACCCCGGACCATCGCTGTTATCAAATGCAGGTCGAACAGCTGGAAAGCATTCGTCTGGCGATGCAGGACTGCCGTCTGACGGTGGCGGAGATTTTTGAGCAGGGACAGGGACGGATTGGTCAGGCTGACCTTCCTGCTGATGGGTGTGCCCGGTTTCGCGAAAAGTTTCATATTTGTCCGGGCCAGTTTAAGGTCTTTCTGGTCGGCAGCGATTCGGAGGTGCATCTGGTTTCTGAAGACTGCATCTCCTGGCAGGAGCTGCTGATGCGGGTGGACAACGCGGCCAAGACCTTTACCCCGAGCATTTGA
- a CDS encoding glycosyl hydrolase family 65 protein, with the protein MHLAKHPERIYGGDTWTIIEEGFHPEKQRLSESIFSLGNEYMGVRGYFEEGYSGDHLLGSYFNHLYDYLPIQHDQFFKGMITRGGAMITAVDWLYTRIRIDGEPLDLAISRVSGFRRILDMKTLVYTREFVWHLSSGRQVQITFTRFLSLDITKMGCQRIVLKPLNFSGQAEVVLGLDFNPRYEIASGWTQTQTTGSADSAKGENFWREVRKDSDEAGCRILAQTKGTGFPLFSGFRMRTGRPVCPRVQSREKFIGLEFSLPLEENQPAWIEKIAVNHWEKNSDAEAVWKQGCALAAKYTDVTFEEARRRHAAFLERVWDRFGIDIEGDDETLQGVRFSILSCYQTYHGENPRLNPLCKGMTGEVYFGWAFWDTEIYCHRFHLFANPQAAKNLLMYRYHTLPEALRRARDLDCRGARYPFATVSGYEDSGTWQHVDLEHHISGAVGYAIWQYVHVTGDKEFLYREGIEMLLQISRFFASAGDWSPLNGDFGLYGVMGPDEFHMMVNHNFYTNYLAKKIFLYTLEVLEEMKREAPDRYEAVVQKVGLEAGEPEDWRRMAEKMRIHQDPRTGVFEQHAGYFDLPHVEVDKIPMSEIPIYKNWAYIRIFRKNMIKQPDVLNHMFFFSEDFTPAQKRANYEFYEARTIHESSLSPSLHSILALELGKAEEGYAFFTYAARLDLDNYNRNTEQGLHATSAAGVWANLVCGYGGMRSDGAVLSFRPQIAAAWRRYRFQVHYRGRLIEADVDRTQARFRLKEGDPVEIKIYDRVYRIDSAGVRVPLRSEPAEERR; encoded by the coding sequence ATGCATTTGGCAAAGCATCCGGAACGGATTTACGGGGGCGACACCTGGACCATCATAGAGGAAGGGTTTCATCCGGAAAAACAGCGGCTCAGCGAATCGATTTTTTCCCTGGGAAATGAGTACATGGGGGTGCGGGGCTATTTCGAGGAGGGCTACAGCGGCGACCATCTGCTGGGCAGTTATTTCAATCATCTCTACGACTACCTGCCGATTCAGCATGACCAGTTTTTCAAGGGGATGATTACCCGCGGCGGTGCGATGATTACAGCCGTGGACTGGCTGTACACACGCATCCGAATTGACGGAGAGCCGCTGGACCTTGCCATCTCGCGTGTGAGCGGCTTCCGGCGGATTCTGGATATGAAGACGCTGGTCTATACGCGGGAGTTTGTCTGGCATCTGTCGTCCGGCCGGCAGGTTCAGATAACGTTTACGCGTTTTCTGAGTCTGGACATAACGAAAATGGGCTGCCAGCGGATTGTTTTGAAACCGCTGAATTTTTCGGGACAGGCCGAGGTTGTGCTCGGGCTTGATTTTAATCCCCGCTATGAAATTGCATCCGGCTGGACGCAGACGCAGACGACCGGTTCGGCGGATTCGGCGAAAGGGGAGAATTTCTGGCGGGAGGTCCGGAAGGATTCGGACGAGGCGGGGTGCCGGATTCTGGCCCAAACCAAGGGAACGGGTTTTCCGCTGTTTTCCGGCTTTCGGATGCGAACGGGGCGGCCGGTTTGTCCGCGGGTGCAGAGCCGGGAGAAGTTTATCGGCCTTGAATTTTCTCTGCCGCTGGAGGAAAACCAGCCGGCCTGGATTGAAAAAATCGCTGTCAATCACTGGGAAAAGAACAGCGATGCCGAGGCAGTGTGGAAGCAGGGGTGTGCTCTGGCTGCCAAATACACAGACGTAACGTTTGAGGAAGCCCGCCGGCGGCATGCGGCGTTTCTGGAGCGGGTTTGGGACCGTTTCGGGATTGATATCGAGGGGGATGACGAGACGCTGCAGGGGGTGCGGTTTTCCATCCTGTCTTGCTATCAGACCTATCACGGAGAGAATCCGCGGCTGAATCCGCTGTGCAAGGGGATGACGGGGGAGGTGTATTTCGGCTGGGCGTTCTGGGATACGGAAATCTACTGCCATCGGTTTCATTTGTTTGCCAATCCTCAGGCGGCGAAGAATCTTCTGATGTATCGCTACCACACCCTGCCGGAGGCGCTTCGGCGGGCAAGGGACCTGGATTGCCGGGGGGCACGCTATCCGTTCGCTACGGTTTCGGGGTACGAGGACTCGGGGACCTGGCAGCATGTGGATTTGGAGCATCATATCAGCGGGGCGGTCGGGTATGCGATTTGGCAGTATGTTCATGTGACCGGCGACAAGGAGTTTCTGTATCGGGAAGGCATCGAGATGCTGCTTCAGATATCCCGATTTTTTGCCAGTGCGGGGGATTGGAGTCCTTTGAACGGGGATTTCGGTCTGTATGGGGTGATGGGGCCGGATGAGTTTCATATGATGGTTAACCACAACTTCTACACCAATTACCTGGCCAAGAAGATTTTCCTCTATACGCTGGAGGTGCTGGAGGAGATGAAGCGCGAAGCGCCGGACCGATATGAGGCCGTTGTTCAGAAGGTGGGGCTGGAGGCGGGCGAACCGGAGGACTGGAGACGGATGGCTGAAAAGATGCGGATTCATCAGGACCCCAGGACGGGCGTTTTTGAGCAGCACGCCGGCTACTTTGACCTGCCGCATGTGGAGGTGGATAAGATTCCGATGAGCGAGATTCCCATTTACAAGAACTGGGCGTATATCCGCATCTTTCGGAAAAATATGATTAAGCAGCCGGATGTGCTGAATCATATGTTCTTCTTCAGTGAGGATTTTACACCGGCCCAGAAGCGGGCGAATTATGAGTTTTACGAAGCGCGGACGATTCACGAGTCGTCTTTGTCGCCGTCGCTGCATTCGATTTTGGCGCTGGAATTGGGAAAGGCCGAGGAGGGCTATGCGTTTTTCACGTATGCGGCCCGGCTGGACCTGGACAACTACAACCGCAATACGGAGCAGGGGCTTCATGCCACGTCGGCGGCGGGGGTGTGGGCGAATCTGGTTTGCGGATACGGCGGGATGCGCAGCGACGGTGCGGTGCTGTCGTTTCGGCCGCAGATTGCCGCGGCCTGGAGGCGGTACCGATTCCAGGTGCATTATCGGGGGCGTCTGATTGAAGCGGACGTGGACAGGACGCAGGCGAGGTTTCGGCTGAAAGAAGGCGACCCTGTGGAGATTAAGATTTATGATCGGGTGTATCGGATTGATTCGGCCGGCGTGCGAGTGCCTTTGAGGTCTGAGCCGGCGGAAGAAAGGAGATGA
- a CDS encoding NifU family protein: protein MCDSCGCGQKSFETRVSEVIDSIRPMLQNDGGDIELVGVDADHKVRVRLQGACRGCPGARMTLKMGVERLLKQRVPEVKEVVAVE, encoded by the coding sequence ATGTGCGATTCATGCGGCTGCGGGCAAAAGAGTTTTGAAACGAGAGTATCCGAGGTGATTGATTCCATCCGTCCGATGCTCCAGAATGACGGCGGGGATATTGAATTGGTTGGTGTTGATGCGGACCATAAGGTACGTGTGCGGCTTCAGGGGGCCTGTAGAGGGTGTCCGGGGGCCAGAATGACCCTGAAAATGGGGGTTGAGCGGCTTCTGAAACAGCGGGTGCCGGAAGTCAAAGAAGTGGTGGCAGTCGAATAA
- the dnaK gene encoding molecular chaperone DnaK has product MAKIIGIDLGTTNSVVAVMEGSTPKVLINANGSRLTPSVVAFTEKGERLVGQAARHQQVTNPKNTIYSIKRFMGRRHREVSMEEKMVPYTIVGGPDELVKVKVRDKEYTPPEISAMILQDLKKTAEDYLGEKVTQAVITVPAYFNDSQRQATKDAGTIAGLKVERIINEPTAAALAYGLEKKKNEKVAVFDFGGGTFDISILDIGDNVFEVLSTNGDTHLGGDDLDEVLINYLAEEFRKTEGIDLRQDPMAHQRLKEAAEKAKCELSTQVETTVNLPFITADHNGPKHLNITITRSKFEALCEHVFEKLKAPCYRALEDAKLRPEDIQEVLLVGGSTRIPKVQQIAREIFKREPNKSLNPDEVVAIGAAIQGAILAGDAGVKDILLLDVTPLSLGVETLGGVMTKLIERNTTIPTTKKEIFSTAADNQTSVEIHVLQGEREFARDNRTLGRFQLTGIPPAPRGVPQIEVTFDIDANGILNVSAKDLGTGKEQSIVIQSSSGLSKEEVERMAREAEAHAAEDKKRRQVVEMKNQADQMIYQTEKQLKEFGDKVPADVRSRIESAMNNLKEAIKGDDGEAIRRALDNFNSEVQLLGKTLYEEAAKRQAASGSAKTAGTHTPPPEGEVRRKGPDDVIDAEFEAK; this is encoded by the coding sequence ATGGCAAAAATTATCGGCATCGATTTGGGGACAACCAACTCTGTGGTGGCGGTGATGGAAGGAAGCACACCGAAGGTGCTGATTAACGCAAACGGCAGCCGACTGACCCCTTCGGTGGTGGCTTTCACCGAAAAAGGAGAACGTCTGGTCGGCCAGGCGGCCCGCCATCAGCAGGTCACCAACCCGAAAAATACCATTTACTCCATTAAGCGGTTTATGGGCCGACGGCACAGGGAAGTCAGCATGGAGGAAAAGATGGTTCCCTATACCATCGTCGGCGGGCCGGATGAACTGGTGAAAGTCAAGGTTCGAGATAAAGAATATACTCCACCGGAAATCTCCGCAATGATCCTTCAGGACCTCAAGAAAACGGCGGAAGATTATCTGGGCGAAAAGGTTACACAGGCTGTGATTACCGTGCCTGCCTATTTTAACGACTCCCAGCGTCAGGCCACAAAAGATGCCGGCACCATTGCCGGGCTGAAAGTGGAGCGGATTATCAATGAGCCGACCGCAGCGGCTTTGGCCTACGGTCTGGAAAAGAAGAAAAATGAGAAAGTAGCCGTCTTTGACTTCGGCGGCGGAACATTTGATATCTCGATTCTCGACATCGGAGATAATGTTTTCGAGGTCCTCAGCACCAACGGCGATACGCATCTGGGCGGCGACGACCTCGATGAAGTCCTGATTAACTATCTGGCCGAAGAGTTCCGCAAGACGGAAGGGATTGACCTGCGGCAGGACCCGATGGCTCATCAGCGGCTCAAAGAGGCCGCCGAAAAGGCCAAGTGCGAACTGAGCACCCAGGTTGAAACCACGGTCAATCTGCCGTTTATCACGGCGGACCACAACGGCCCCAAACATCTGAATATTACGATTACCCGCAGCAAGTTTGAAGCCCTTTGCGAACACGTGTTTGAAAAACTGAAAGCTCCCTGCTATCGGGCGCTGGAAGATGCCAAGCTGCGTCCGGAAGATATTCAGGAAGTCCTGCTGGTCGGCGGTTCGACGCGAATTCCGAAAGTCCAGCAGATTGCCCGGGAAATCTTCAAGCGGGAACCCAACAAGAGTCTCAACCCGGACGAGGTTGTGGCGATTGGGGCAGCGATTCAGGGGGCGATCCTGGCCGGCGATGCGGGCGTGAAGGATATTCTGCTGCTGGATGTGACGCCGCTGTCGCTGGGGGTCGAGACACTCGGCGGTGTGATGACCAAGCTCATCGAGCGGAATACGACGATTCCCACAACCAAAAAGGAGATTTTCTCCACGGCGGCGGACAACCAAACCAGCGTGGAAATCCACGTTCTGCAGGGAGAGCGTGAGTTTGCTCGAGACAACCGCACACTCGGACGCTTCCAGCTGACGGGGATTCCGCCGGCGCCTCGCGGAGTGCCTCAGATTGAGGTGACGTTTGATATTGACGCCAACGGAATCCTGAACGTCTCGGCCAAAGACCTCGGGACCGGCAAGGAACAGTCGATTGTGATTCAGTCCAGTTCCGGCCTGAGCAAGGAAGAGGTCGAGCGGATGGCCAGGGAAGCGGAAGCCCATGCGGCGGAGGATAAGAAGCGCCGCCAGGTAGTCGAGATGAAAAATCAGGCCGACCAGATGATTTACCAGACGGAAAAGCAGCTCAAGGAGTTCGGCGACAAGGTGCCGGCTGATGTACGAAGCCGGATTGAGTCGGCTATGAATAACCTCAAAGAGGCCATCAAAGGCGATGACGGCGAGGCGATTCGCCGGGCGCTGGACAACTTCAACAGTGAAGTGCAGCTGCTGGGCAAGACGCTGTATGAGGAAGCCGCCAAGCGGCAGGCCGCATCCGGCTCGGCAAAAACAGCCGGAACCCATACACCGCCTCCGGAAGGGGAGGTCCGACGAAAGGGTCCCGATGATGTGATCGATGCCGAGTTTGAGGCCAAATAG
- a CDS encoding M50 family metallopeptidase: MEEERAGHRILKAGFLLLAALFAATNLAKFLHEIGHALGAWSTGGTVHGVVIHPFSWSYAIIVSPRNDITTWAGSVLGSLFGILITLSVFKWRSGRLLIPLLVGPVACLCNGSYLVLGSVFHLAGDGSILAARYAPAGAVAAVGLLMLCAGMLLAVLIIPELGFGAADGIVHRTAVLAIGILPYELVILGVQYFGHRQGLRFWLFSAAAACIGLLVFAGLSFWLQQRLSGLRNRPPARISRRAVLAHQGIAVFLLAVLLIQLGYKEEILFSFQMKRPEGFPEELVPPDWAEEASYGAASSACLLSYRYTEQDHPFEQVQGFIHTHLQNHGYQKLRYHLSDPNQILSDEWICRPLQGKEEKETFPSVQVCKFSEQWLKLDDLSPRCIRVEFTKLIDPEETESPEVIVILTYYEVLWPVIRDYLKECEELYGEEDRRSGNQEGLKKN, encoded by the coding sequence ATGGAGGAAGAGAGGGCGGGACATCGAATCCTCAAGGCTGGGTTTCTTCTGCTTGCGGCGTTGTTTGCGGCGACGAATCTCGCCAAGTTTCTCCATGAAATCGGACATGCCCTCGGCGCCTGGAGCACCGGCGGCACCGTGCATGGAGTTGTCATTCACCCCTTTTCCTGGTCTTATGCGATTATCGTTTCCCCTCGTAATGATATAACGACCTGGGCCGGCTCTGTTCTGGGCAGTCTTTTCGGGATTCTGATTACTCTTTCTGTGTTCAAATGGCGCAGCGGCCGTCTTCTGATTCCTCTGCTGGTTGGTCCCGTTGCCTGCCTTTGCAACGGGAGTTATCTGGTGCTGGGAAGTGTTTTTCATCTGGCCGGGGACGGTTCCATTCTGGCGGCCCGGTATGCACCCGCCGGCGCTGTGGCCGCCGTCGGACTGCTGATGCTCTGTGCGGGGATGCTGTTGGCGGTTCTGATTATTCCGGAGCTCGGGTTTGGTGCGGCTGACGGCATTGTTCATCGAACAGCGGTCTTGGCCATTGGAATTCTCCCCTATGAATTGGTCATTCTGGGGGTGCAGTATTTTGGGCATCGGCAGGGGCTTCGGTTTTGGCTGTTTTCTGCGGCGGCGGCCTGTATCGGACTGCTGGTTTTTGCCGGATTGTCTTTTTGGCTTCAGCAAAGACTGTCCGGGCTCAGAAACCGGCCGCCTGCGAGAATCAGCCGGCGTGCAGTGCTGGCCCATCAGGGAATTGCCGTTTTTCTGCTGGCTGTTCTGCTGATTCAGCTGGGATATAAAGAGGAGATTTTGTTCAGTTTCCAGATGAAACGTCCCGAAGGGTTTCCGGAAGAACTGGTGCCGCCGGACTGGGCGGAGGAAGCTTCCTATGGAGCAGCGTCTTCTGCTTGTTTGCTTTCTTATCGATATACAGAACAAGACCATCCGTTTGAACAGGTCCAGGGCTTCATTCATACTCATCTGCAGAATCACGGCTATCAGAAACTTCGCTATCACCTTTCTGATCCGAATCAGATTCTTTCGGACGAGTGGATTTGCCGGCCTTTACAGGGAAAAGAGGAAAAAGAGACCTTTCCGTCAGTACAGGTATGCAAGTTCTCCGAGCAGTGGCTCAAACTGGATGATTTGAGTCCTCGCTGCATCCGGGTTGAGTTTACCAAACTGATTGATCCCGAGGAGACTGAATCTCCGGAAGTGATTGTAATCCTTACGTACTATGAAGTGCTCTGGCCGGTTATTCGTGATTATCTGAAGGAGTGTGAAGAACTGTACGGGGAGGAGGACAGGCGGTCGGGGAATCAGGAAGGGCTCAAGAAGAATTAA